TTCCTGCTGGCATCCTCTGCGAAGGCGCCGCCCCTTGGCGTGGGGCCACGGCGGATGCGCGGCCAGCATGGCTCCGGAACGGCTAGGCGAGCAGGATGCTTACGACGCCCCGCCGCATCCGTCGACCACACGCGCCTTCATGGATGCGGCGCCGGCCGCAGGTCGCCCAGCACGGTCGGGATCAGTTCCGATACGGTGGGATGGATCGGCACCGCCCAGCGCAGCACCGGATAGGGCGTGCCGGCATGCATGGCATCCAGGATGCCGTGGATCGCCTCGTCCCCCTCCACCCCCAGGATGGCGGCGCCGAGGATGTGCAGTGTCTCGGCATCGGCCACCACCTTCATGACGCCCTGCGTCTCGCCACGCTCCACCGCGCGGCCGACGCGCGCCATCGGCCGGCTGGAGACCAGCAGGGGCCGGCCGGTGGCGCGGGCCTGCGCCTCGGTCATGCCCACCCGGCCCAGAGGCGGGTCGATATAAAGCGCATAGGCGGGGATGCGGTCGCTGACGCGCCGCGCCTCGCCATCCAGCAGATTGGCGGCGACGATCTCGAAGTCGTTGTAGGCGGTGTGGGTGAAGGCGCCGCGCCCGTTGCAGTCGCCCAGCGCCCAGATGCCCGGCACGCTGCTGGCCAGCCCGTCATCCACCACCACAAAGCCGCGCGCATCCAGCGCGACCCCGGCGGCCTCCAGCCCGAGATCATCGGTATTCGGCCGCCGCCCCGTGGCCACCAGCACATGGGAGGCCGCGATCTCCGCCCCGCCCACCCGCACCAGCGCGCCGGAGCCGCGCGGGGTGAAGCTGACATCCTCGGCACCGGTATGGATGGTGATGCCGTCCGCCTCCAGGATCTCGCGGATCATCGCGGAGATATCAGGGTCCTCGCGGGGGACCAGGGCGGTGCCACGCTCGATCACCGTCACCTCGGCGCCGAAGCGGCGGTGCATCTGCGCGTATTCCAGCCCGATATAGCTGCCGCCGATCACCACCAGATGCTCCGGCACCACCTCCAGCCGCAGGATGCCTGAACTGTCCAGCGGCGTGATCCGGTCCAGGCCCGGCATCTCCGGCATGGTGGGGCGGGCACCGACATTCAGGAAGAGGCGCGGGGCGGTCAGCCGCTCCTCCCCCACGCGGATCACCTGCGGGGCCTCGAAGCAGGCATGGCCGCGCAACAGGGTCAGCCGCTCCATCCCGCCCAGCCATGTCTCCAGGTTGCCGCGGGCATTGAGGGTGACGGTCTCGGCCCGCGCCTGGACCGCCGGCATGTCGATGGCGACCGGCCCGGCCGAGACGCCCCAGCGGGCGGCGTTGCGCGCCACATGCGCGGCGCGGGCACTGGCCACCAGCGCCTTGGTCGGCATGCAGCCGGTATTGACGCAGGTGCCGCCGAGGAACTTGCGTTCCACCAGGGCGACGTTCATGCCGGCGGCGGTCAGCCGCCCGGCGAGCGAGGGCCCCGCCTGCCCGGCCCCGATGATGATGGCGTCGAACTCTTTCATGCGCCCTCCGCTGGACAGGCGGCATGGAACCGCTGTCGCGCCGTCGGTGGTTCTGGCCAGCGGGCAGCATGCGCCAGCTGGAGCAGCTTTGGCCAGGATTACCGTTCGGTCCGCGCCATGGATGACGTGCTGGCTCACGCCCCGCTGGCGTGGCGCTCCAGCCAGGATACCGCGAAGGCGCAGATGGCCGCGGCATCCAGCAGCATTGACGGCGCCGCGCCGACCAGCCCCCGCGCGCCCTGCCCGCCGGCCAGGAAATCCCGCAGGATGGTGGCGAAATAATCATCATCCAGGCCCGGCACGACCGGCAGGGATGTCTCGAATTCCTCCAGCATGCGCCAGCACACTCCGCCAGGGATGGCGAAGGGCACCTCATACCGGCGGATGCGCTTGCCGGGGATGCGCGCCCGGTGCTCGGCCAGATGCAGCAGCGTGATGGTATCGGGCGGCGCAGCGACCATCAGGATCTTGCCGCCCGCCTCCACCAGCTTCGCGAAGGGCGAAGCTTCGCCATAGCCGTAGTCCAGCGGATGCGCCTCCGTCACCCAGCCGGCGCGCGTGCCGATGGCGGCGACGGATGCACCGGGATTGCCGCTGCGGCGGGCGCCAGGCGTGGTGCGGATGAATTCCGCCAGCACGCCGTTCTCCCGGCTGGCGCGGGAGGATGCGGGGTCGAAAGGCGGGATATGCGGGCGCCATGCCGGCGGGACGCGCCCCTGCCCGTCCAGAAGTTCGTCATAGGCCGCATCCCAGTCGGTATAGGCGAGGATGGTGCCACCGGGGCCCACCGCGTCCCGGAGCGCGCCGATCAGGGCATCCGGTCCGTTTAGCAGCCGCCCCACCTGGCGCATGGCGGCATGCACCATCACCATCCCGCCCGCCTCGAGGCCGAGGCGCGCCAGATCCTCCCGCAGGTCAGCGCGTGTGCGGAAAGGTGGTGCGGTCATCCGGGGAAGGTCGCCAGCCGCCGGGCCGGCGTCAACCGGTGGCCCGGGCCATATGCCCGGACCACCCGTGAGATCAGATGCCGATGGCGGCCTTGATCTTCTCCCGCGTCATCGGCAAGTCGCGCAGGCGTTGGCCGGCGGCACGCGCCACGGCATTGCCGATGGCCGCCGCCGCGGGCCCCTGCCCCGTCTCCCCCGCGCCCAGGAACGGCGTGCCGGGCCGGTCGATCACATGCACATCCATCTGCCGGGGCACGGCGTTGAAGCGCATCATCGGGTAGGTGGACCAGTCCACGCTGGTCAGGCCGTTCGGCGTGAAGCCCACGGACTCATAGAGCGTCCAGCTGGTGGATTGGATGATGGCGCCTTCCACCTGGTTGCGAAGCCCGTCAGGGTTGACGACCTCCCCGGCATCCACCGCCGCCACGATGCGCAGCGGCCGCACGCGTCCGGTCTCGCGCTCCACCGTCACCTCGGCCGCCACGGCGCAATAGGCGGCGTAGTTCTTGTAGCGCGCGAAGCCGAAGCCATGGCCGATGCCCGGCGCCGGCTTGCCCTTGCCCCAGCCGAACTTCTCCGCCGCCAGCTGGATGACGGCGCGGCCCCGCTCATCCTCCAGGTGCCGCAGGCGGAACTCCACGGGGTCGGCGCCGGCGGCATCCGCCAGCTCGTCCATGAAACTCTCGATGCTGAAGACGTTCATGAAGGCACCAAGTCCCCGCAGGGCCGAGACGCGCAGCGGCATCTGCGGGATGAAGTGGTGCATCACCTGGGCGTTGGGGAAGGTGTAGAGCGGGATGGCATTGCGGTCGCCAGCCCCCGCCGGCTGCGGCGCGGGCCTGGGCGCCGCGGGCTTGAAGGGCTCGGCCAAAAGCTGCCCGGCCAGCAGGTTGCCCGCCGGGCCGGGGCGGGTGTTATGCGTATTGCTCCAGACGCCGTAGTCCCAGTTGATGATCCGCCCGTCAGCGTCCAGCTTTCCGGCGGCCTCGGTGATCATGGCGGGGGAGAGCGGCTCCCAGCCCTGTTCCTGCTCCCGCATCCATTGCAGGCGGATGGGGCGGCCGGGCATGGCGCGCGCGATCAGCACGGCATCCGCCGCCACGTCGTCGGCGCCGTTATGGCCGTAGCAGCCGGAGCCCTCGACATGGATGCAGCGCACCTGCTCCGCCGGCATCCGCAGCATCTCGGAAAGGGCGCCGCGCAAGGGATAGACGCCCTGGCTATGCGTCCAGACCGTCATCACCCCGTCCTGGAACTGCGCCAGGGCGCATGAGGGGCCGATGGAGCCATGCGCCTGGTACTGGCGCGTATAGGTGGCGCGCAGCTCCTTCACCGTGCCGGGGACAGGCGCGTTCTTGTCCAGGATGGAATAGCTCTGGGTCGGCAGGGCACGCATGGCGGCGAAGAGGTCGCTCTGCTCGGGCAGGTTAGGCCCGCCTTCCCAGCGCGCGCCGGCGGCCAGGGCACGCATGGCCTTGATGGCCTGCCATTCGCGCTCCGCCACCACGGCCAGGAAGCTGCCGTCCCGCACCACGCCCAGCACGCCCGGCAGGGCCTCGGCGGCGGTGCTGTCCAGCAGGGCGAGCCGCGCGCCCGGCGCGGGCGGGCGCACCACGCGGGCATGGAGCATGCCCTCGGGCCGCATGTCCTGCACATAAGCGGCGCCACCCGTGACCTTGGCGGGGATATCCACGCGCGGCACGGGCTGCCCCATCACCCGGAACTGTGCGGGCGCCTTCAGCTTGGATTCCGGCTGGGCCTTCACATGCAGGTCCAGCCCTGTCACCAGCTCCCCGAAGCTGACGCGGCGGCCATCGGCGGCGATGACGGCGCCCTGTTCGGCGCGCAGGCTTCCGGCCTCCAGGCCCAGCTGCTCGGCGGCGCGGCCGATCAGCAGCTCCCGCACCTGCGCGGCCGCGTGGCGGATGGCGGTGCCGCTTTCCTGCATGGACTGGCTGCCGGCGGTATAGCCCTCATTGGGCGTACGACCGGTATCGCCGCTGACGAGCTGGATGCGCTCCATCGGCACCTCCAGCTCCTCCGCCGCGATCTGCATCACCGCTGTCTTGACGCCCTGCCCCAGCTCCACCTTGCCGGTGAAGAGCGTGACGTCGCCCTGGGCATCGATCCGCAGCCAGGCATCCAGCTCAGGCGTGGTCTTCAGGCTTCCCGGCAGCGGCGGGGCCTTGGCGGGCGGCGTGCCGGGCTGCGCGGCTTCCTGCGCGCGCAGCGGCAGGGTGAAGCCCAGCACCAGCGCCCCGCCGACGCCGAGAAGCCCGCGGCGGGAGAGTTCGGCACTCATCGCACCGCTCCCGTGGCGGAGGTGGGACTGGCATCGGCCCGCTGCATCAGCCCGGCGGCCCGGCGGACGGCCTTCAGGATCCGCACATGCGTGCCGCAGCGGCAGAGGTTGGTCTGCAGGTTCGCGCGGATCTCGTCATCCGTCGGGTTCGGGTTGGCGCGCAGCAGGGCCTGGGCACGCATCATCATGCCGGGGATGCAGTAGCCGCACTGGGCCGCCTGCTCCTCGATGAAGGCGCGTTGCAGGGCGCCGGGCGCCTCGGCGGTGCCGAGGCCCTCCAGGGTCGTGATCTCCCGCCCCTCGAGCAGCAGCACAGGGGAGACGCAGGAGAAGACCGCCTCCCCATCCACCATCACCGTGCAGGAGCCGCATTGGCCGAGGCCGCAGCCGTATTTGGCCGCGTGCAGCCCCAGCTCATCCCGCAGCGCGTAGAGCAGCGGCGTTTCCGGGTCGATATCCAGCGAATGCTGCTGGCCGTTTACCTTGAGATTCACCATGGCAGGCCTCACTGGGTCGGGTCGGCGGGGGCGGACTGCACGGCATCGGTGGGCCGGGCCGCCGAGGTCGTATGGCCCCGCCGCACCTCGCGCACCAAAGCTTCCACCCCCGTCCAGGGCTGCTGGTCCGTGAAGGCGGCGCGGATATAGCCTAGCAGCTCGACGATCTGCTGATCGGTCAAGACTGCGCGGAAACCCGGCATGATCGGCGCGCGCTCACCCTCGGCGGCGGGCAGGCCGTCCAGCACGACATTGATGAGGTTGCGTGGATTGGGGCCGTGCGGGGCGGTGCTGCCCTTCAGGTGCATGCCGCCGAAGGGCAGTGGCCGGCCGGCCTCGTGGCAGCTGGCGCAGGCGCTGGCATAGACGGCGCGCCCGGCATCCTGCCCGGGCACCGGGGGCACTGACTGGCTGTCGGCCATGA
This genomic window from Roseomonas marmotae contains:
- a CDS encoding (2Fe-2S)-binding protein, yielding MVNLKVNGQQHSLDIDPETPLLYALRDELGLHAAKYGCGLGQCGSCTVMVDGEAVFSCVSPVLLLEGREITTLEGLGTAEAPGALQRAFIEEQAAQCGYCIPGMMMRAQALLRANPNPTDDEIRANLQTNLCRCGTHVRILKAVRRAAGLMQRADASPTSATGAVR
- the aac(3) gene encoding aminoglycoside 3-N-acetyltransferase, yielding MTAPPFRTRADLREDLARLGLEAGGMVMVHAAMRQVGRLLNGPDALIGALRDAVGPGGTILAYTDWDAAYDELLDGQGRVPPAWRPHIPPFDPASSRASRENGVLAEFIRTTPGARRSGNPGASVAAIGTRAGWVTEAHPLDYGYGEASPFAKLVEAGGKILMVAAPPDTITLLHLAEHRARIPGKRIRRYEVPFAIPGGVCWRMLEEFETSLPVVPGLDDDYFATILRDFLAGGQGARGLVGAAPSMLLDAAAICAFAVSWLERHASGA
- a CDS encoding xanthine dehydrogenase family protein molybdopterin-binding subunit produces the protein MSAELSRRGLLGVGGALVLGFTLPLRAQEAAQPGTPPAKAPPLPGSLKTTPELDAWLRIDAQGDVTLFTGKVELGQGVKTAVMQIAAEELEVPMERIQLVSGDTGRTPNEGYTAGSQSMQESGTAIRHAAAQVRELLIGRAAEQLGLEAGSLRAEQGAVIAADGRRVSFGELVTGLDLHVKAQPESKLKAPAQFRVMGQPVPRVDIPAKVTGGAAYVQDMRPEGMLHARVVRPPAPGARLALLDSTAAEALPGVLGVVRDGSFLAVVAEREWQAIKAMRALAAGARWEGGPNLPEQSDLFAAMRALPTQSYSILDKNAPVPGTVKELRATYTRQYQAHGSIGPSCALAQFQDGVMTVWTHSQGVYPLRGALSEMLRMPAEQVRCIHVEGSGCYGHNGADDVAADAVLIARAMPGRPIRLQWMREQEQGWEPLSPAMITEAAGKLDADGRIINWDYGVWSNTHNTRPGPAGNLLAGQLLAEPFKPAAPRPAPQPAGAGDRNAIPLYTFPNAQVMHHFIPQMPLRVSALRGLGAFMNVFSIESFMDELADAAGADPVEFRLRHLEDERGRAVIQLAAEKFGWGKGKPAPGIGHGFGFARYKNYAAYCAVAAEVTVERETGRVRPLRIVAAVDAGEVVNPDGLRNQVEGAIIQSTSWTLYESVGFTPNGLTSVDWSTYPMMRFNAVPRQMDVHVIDRPGTPFLGAGETGQGPAAAAIGNAVARAAGQRLRDLPMTREKIKAAIGI
- a CDS encoding FAD-containing oxidoreductase — protein: MKEFDAIIIGAGQAGPSLAGRLTAAGMNVALVERKFLGGTCVNTGCMPTKALVASARAAHVARNAARWGVSAGPVAIDMPAVQARAETVTLNARGNLETWLGGMERLTLLRGHACFEAPQVIRVGEERLTAPRLFLNVGARPTMPEMPGLDRITPLDSSGILRLEVVPEHLVVIGGSYIGLEYAQMHRRFGAEVTVIERGTALVPREDPDISAMIREILEADGITIHTGAEDVSFTPRGSGALVRVGGAEIAASHVLVATGRRPNTDDLGLEAAGVALDARGFVVVDDGLASSVPGIWALGDCNGRGAFTHTAYNDFEIVAANLLDGEARRVSDRIPAYALYIDPPLGRVGMTEAQARATGRPLLVSSRPMARVGRAVERGETQGVMKVVADAETLHILGAAILGVEGDEAIHGILDAMHAGTPYPVLRWAVPIHPTVSELIPTVLGDLRPAPHP